TATTGGTGGTATGGTGCTGACCACTGAGGGTGTTGTGGTAGAAAAACCTGACAAGCAGGCGAAAGCGCCAGCTGGTGTCGGCCCTGGCCCTGGCGAAGGCTTCGATTATTGAGGAGACTGGGTATTGGGGAGCAAGTCGCGTGCAAAGAGAAGTGCGGTCTTTGGGAGACACTGCGTTGCGGAGGTTCCCTCCGTTGTAGCAAGTGTCGTCTTTGCCCCTTCGGGTGACGCTCCTGCGTCGCTAACGCTACGCTAACGGAAGTTTCAACTCGACGGGAACCGGAGCCACATCCTCCACTTGGGGAGACCCCAAGTGGAGGATGTGGCATCCAAGACTTGAACTTCCTCACCAAGTGGAGCAACTTCGGAGGGTTTCCCCCGTTGAGCGAACTGGCGTAACTGAGAAAGGTTAAAGGGAAGTTATTTGTTTTTCCCCTTACAATTTTGCCTTGTCCCAATCCCCAATCATCATAATTTCCTCAGAAAGCCCTTAGATTTCTTCTCTATAGTGTCAATAGAGTTCAGCACTGGAAGATAGTAACGCTGTTTCAGCAACTGACAAAACCCAGTCTAATGCAGAATTCTAAACACTCAAGTATAGATCATCAGGAGACTTAAAATTATGGCACTCGTTCGTTGGGAACCTTTCCGAGAAGTTGAAAGTTTGCAGCGGCAGTTAAACCGCTTGTTTGATGAGATAGCACCGACAGGTCGTAGAGAAGAGGAAGGCATTGCCTTTATTCCCTCCGCAGAGATTCAAGAAACCCCCGATGCGGTTCATCTCAAGGTAGAAATTCCCGGTGTAGACCCCAAAGACCTAGATGTGCAGGTATCGCCAGAGGCAGTGTCTATTTCTGGTGAGCGGAAATCAGAAATCAAAACGGAAGAAAGAGGCATCACCCGCACCGAATTCCGCTATGGCAGGTTTCAGCGCGTAATTCCGTTGCCTAGCCGTGTCCAGCATGACAAAGTAGAAGCAGAATACAAAGATGGCATTCTCAAGCTGAGGCTGCCCAAGGCTGAAGAAGATAGAAATAAGGTTGTGAAAGTAAACTTAGGTGACGGGCACAGGGGCAACGGGCAAGGGCAGTGACGCAATGATTCCCAAAGCACTCCCTTAAGAGCAGGAGGTGACAATATGATAACAACAGCAACGGGCGAACTTAGCCTCCCAGTTAGCGATCGCGACCATATCCGAGGGCCAAAAAACGCACCCGTCACCCTCGTGGAATACAGCGACTATGAGTGTCCCTATTGCGGTCGTGCCCATTTCATCGTCAAAGAACTCCAGCAGTTGACCGGGGATCTCATGCGCTTTGTCTACCGCCACTTCCCGTTAACTAGCGTGCATCCCCACGCCGAGCAGGCAGCAGAAGCAGCAGAGGCAGCTGGGGCGCAAGGTAAGTTCTGGGAGATGCACAACCATCTCTTAGAACATCAACAGGCGCTCGATCGCAAACATCTAATAGAATATGCCGCTAACCTCGGTCTTGATGTGCCTCGGTTTAGTCACGAACTCGCCGAGCACGCCCACGTAGCCAGGATACGCGAAGACTTACTCAGCGGAATCCAGAGCGGGGTCAACGGCACGCCGACTTTTTTCATCAACGGTGTGCGCCACGATGGCTCTTACGACCTCCGCTCATTGTTAGCCGCGATTCAAAACGCAGCCGAATCCTGAGTGCTAAGGAGCCAGAGGGCAGAAGGTTCAAGGATAGATTCTTCCCTCTGCCAAAAGGTCACAAGCCCACGCCAGTTTGCTCAAGTCGGGAAACCCTTACTTTCAGAAGCCGTTGTTAAATCCCCTAAATTTATTTATGGGGATTCCCCTTCTGCCCTCTGCCTCCTACCCTCTGCCTTCTTAATACCATTTATTCAACTTGTCCTGAATCCAGACTCTCAATTTCTTATCCCAATCTTTGAAGGAGGTTGCTAACGATGGCAAAAATCGTTGGTATTGATTTAGGAACTACCAACTCCTGTATAGCTGTAATGGAGGGCGGACAACCCGTCGTCATTCCGAACACAGAAGGCGGTCGCACAACTCCGTCTGTGGTTGCCTACACCAAGAAGGGCGAAAAACTTGTCGGGCAAATTGCCAAGCGCCAGGGTGTAATGAACCCAGAAAACACTTTTTATTCTGTGAAGCGGTTCATCGGGCGCAGGTATGATGAAGTTACGCAAGAGGCAAAACAAGTTACTTACAAAGTGGTACGTGACAGTAATGGCAATGTCAAGCTACACTGTCCCGCTCTGAACAAGGAATTTTCACCCGAAGAAATCTCGGCTGAGGTAGTCCGCAAGCTGATAGATGATGCCAGCACATATCTGGGGGAACCGGTGAGGCAAGCGGTAATTACCACCCCTGCCTATTTCAATGACTCTCAAAGGCAGGCGACCAAAGATGCCGGTAGAATTGCTGGGATTGAAGTTCTGCGAATTATCAACGAGCCAACGGCGGCTGCCCTCGCCTACGGACTTGACAAGAAAACTAACGAAACCATCCTAGTCTTTGACTTAGGTGGTGGGACGTTTGACGTGTCTATCCTAGAAGTGGGTGATGGTGTGTTTGAAGTGAAAGCTACCAGTGGCGACACCCACTTGGGCGGTGATGACTTTGATAAGAGAATCGTAGACTGGCTAGCAACCGAATTCCAGCGCAACGAAGGCATCGATCTGCGTAAAGACAAACAAGCCCTGCAACGCCTCACCGAAGCAGCAGAAAAAGCCAAAATTGAACTTTCAAGCGCAACACAAACGAACATTAACTTACCTTTTATTACCGCAACCCCGGAAGGCCCGAAACATCTAGATATGACCTTAACGCGGGTACAGTTCGAGCAAATGTGCGCCGACTTGTTCGATCGCAGCCGCATTCCTGTCGAACAAGCCCTGCGCGATGCTAAACTGAGTCCCGCAGATATTGACGAAGTAATCCTAGTGGGTGGTGCAACTCGAATGCCGGCTGTCCAGCAACTGGTACGGCAGATAATAGGCAAAGATCCACACCAGGGTGTCAACCCGGATGAAGTCGTAGCAGTGGGTGCAGCGATTCAGGCGGGTGTGCTTGGGGGTGAGGTAAAAGACGTACTGCTCCTAGATGTCACGCCGTTGTCGCTGGGTGTTGAAACTCTAGGTGGTGTGACGACCAAGATTATTCCGCGCAATACCACTGTCCCAGTGAAGAAATCTGAGGTGTTCTCAACGGCGGCTGACGCACAAACAAACGTAGAAATCCATGTTCTGCAAGGTGAACGCGAAATGGCATCCGACAACAAGAGCCTGGGAACCTTCCGACTAGATGGGATTCCTCCAGCTCCCAGAGGTATGCCACAGATCGAAGTTACCTTTGACATTGATGCTAACGGGATTCTGTCAGCAACTGCCAGAGAAAAAGCCACAGGTAAAGAACAGTCCATTAGCATCACAGGTGCGTCCACCCTCGACAAATCTGAAGTCGAGCGGATGGTGAAAGAAGCCGAGCGCAATGCGGAAGAAGACCGTAGGCGGCGCGAACAAATTGATACCAAAAACATGGCAGATTCTGTTGCCTATCAAGCCGAGAAACAACTTCAGGATTTGGGCGACAAAGTGCCACCAGCAGACAAGTCCCGCGTGGAAAGCTTAATTCGAGACTTGCGTCAGGCAATTGAGCAGAACAACATTGATCGCATGAAGTCCCTCACCAACGAAATTCAACAAGGCCTAATGCAAATCGGCACTGCGGTCTACTCACAAGCAGGTGCATCTCCAAACGGTGGTACTTCTACAGACCGTCAAGGCGGCGGTGAAGATGTCATCGATGCAGACTTTGTGGAACAAAAGTAACAAGACGCAGCGAGCAGTCCGTTGCTCTGGTTCTCAGAGTTAAAGGAACTGCTTTAGCGAGCCTGCGCGCGTCACCCTCTGGGTAACACAGTGAAATTCTCAAATACTCTCTTCCTATCCCCGCGTCCTTAAATCTGCGCCACATTTCGTGATGTTATCTAGTTTTTTAATTTGGAGTAATTTTTATGACTTCTACATCTGAAAAAACCGCCCTCAAAAGTGTCTCTGCTATCATCAAAGATGAGAAGAAGATGCAAGAAGTGGTTGAGCGTCTAATCGATCGCGGTATTCCCAAAGATCACATTTCGATTATTGGTCGCAATTTCCACGCCGAAACTCGCATCTCCGGATTTGTGACTAAAGAAGATGTGATCTTGGATGGACTCGCCACCGGAGCGATTTTTGGATCGCTGTTTGGTTCTCTGTTGGCTTTACTTACGGGTGTGGGTGTGTTGTTCATTCCCTTTTTGGGAACCGTAGTAGCAGCAGGCCCTTTGGGAGCAGCATTATTAGGAGCGGCAGGTGGTGCTTTATATGGTTCCTTGGGAGCAGGTATTGGATCTGCCTTAATCGCAATGGGTATGCCGGAGGACAAAGCTGCTATTTACGAAACACGCCTGAAAGCAGGTGAGTTTTTACTGGTCGCGGAAGTGCCACAAGAACAAGCAGACGAAGTTGTCTCACTGTTAGAAAGTGCGGGTGCGGAAGAAGTCGCTATCACTGACATGAAGATTCCCCGTCAACCAAAAGGTGAACTGGCAGATAATGAGCAGATTTCACCAGAAATTAGAGCAAATCTGTCGGACGACGCGCAAAAAACTTTTGTTGATACCTACAATCGGTCGTTCAGAGAAGCCAATGGAAAAGATAATGCCTTGACTAAGGCTTGGGATCGGGTGAAACAGGTGTTCGATCGCGACGAAAAAGGCACTTATTCCAGGTCTAAAGTCAGATCGTAAATTTCCAGAGTTGCGATCCAGAGCAAACGCTGAGGTTGTTGAAAGACGCTCGCACTCAACTTAAGTTGGCTCAAGAACTGGGCTACGCCAGAAGTAATCCTGAGTATGCAGAACTTGAGCAGGCAATCAAAAATCTGGAGCGGCAAGTTAAGGCAAGTGAGAAAACCACAGACGCATTTGCCAAGCTTCAGGAAAGATTCTCTAGTTTCTTCAATAAGGTATCCGCAGCCATCAATCCAGCTTAATGAAGGTAGAAGGCAGGTGGTCACTGAGCGTAGCCGAAGTGAGGCAGAAGGCAGGAGTTAGTTATTCTTACCCTTTCCCCGTCTCTAGTCTCCCTCATCTCCCTTGTCCCATACTTCAATCGAGGCGCAAAACAAGTTAACAAATCAGGAGAATAATTATGAACGCCCAAACATCGAATCCACAAGATAATCGCGATCAGCAAGAAGATGCTCGTAATCAGCAAGAGATTGACAACGAGAGACAAAAGGCAACAGATGAAGCTCAAAGATGCGTAGATCAAGAAGCAGTTTCCGCGCTCAAAGAAACTCGAAATGCAATTAATGCCATTGACCAGGGAAATACTCAAGAAGCACTTCAAGCTTTAGAACGAGCAACAGGAAAACTTGAAATTCTAGTAGCACGATACCCTGAACTGGGTTTTGTTCCTGTGTCGGCTCAAGTAAATATAATCGATCTTGCTCCTGACGATTCTAATGAGATTGAGCAAATTCGTAATCAAATTAAGAGTACTGTGAATGAGGATGATTTTCGTACTGCTCGTCAACTGTTGAACAGCCTGGTGAGCGAGATTCGCACAACAATCTTTAATCTGCCACTAGCGACATATCCTGATGCTATGAAGGAAGCAGCCCGGTTGTTGAACGAAGGTAAAACCGATGAAGCCAAAACGGTGCTGCAACTTGCCCTCTCAACCCTAGTGGTGACAGAAGTTGCTCGACCCCTACCGCTGCTTAGAGCCGATATTGACATAATGAGTGCAGTTGCTATAGCAGACAGCGATCGCGAAGGAACGCTGAGGTTGCTGGAAGATGCTCGCAACCATCTCAGGTTGACTCAACAACTGGGCTATGCCAAAGGCGATCCTGAGTATGCAGAACTTGAGCAGGCAATCCAAGATATCGAGCGGCAAGTTAGGGCAAACGAGAGAACCGCAGACCCATTGAGTCGGCTCCTGGAAAAATTCTCTAGTTTCTTCAAACGTATATCCGGAACCGCCCCCGCCCAACCAGCTTGATGAAGGTGAAGGTACAAGGCAGGTGGTCACTGAGCGTAGCCGTTGGCGTAGCCTCTCGTACAGAAGTGAGGCAGGAGGCGAGAAGAGAATAGGGAGATAGGGAGAATCAAGAGTAATTTTAGTCTTTTCTGCTCTGCCCCTCCGCCCCCCTGCTCCCTCTGCTTCCCCTGCTCTTCTTGCCCCTCCGCCCCCTACCTTCTTCAATCCAGGTGCAAAACAAGTTAATAAACCAGGAGAACGATCGTGAACCAATATCACAGATTCTTTAGAAGGCTGCAAGTCCTGTTCGTGGGTATTCTTTTTTCCTCGCTTTTATTCATCGCTCCCGTTCATGCAGTTGGCTCTGCTGCGGTATCTCCTGAAAGATTGAATCAGCTTGATACTAGTCTTCAGCAGGAGATTGAAAAGGAGAGGCAACAGGCAACAGCTGAGGCTGAAAGTAAACTGGATCGAGAAGCGATCGCCGCAATTGAAGAAACTAAAAAAGCGATCGCTGCCATTGAGCGGGGAAAGACTCAAGAAGCAATTGCTGCCCTAGAACGAGCAACTGGAAAAATTGACATTCTAGTAGCACAATACCCTAAACTAGCTCTAATTCCGGTGGCGGCTCAGGTAGCGATAATCGATTTTGCCCCTCAGGATTTTAATTTGGTTGAGCGAATTCGCAATCAAGTGAAGGGTGTTGCAATTGCAGAAGATTTTCCGGCGGCTCGCGAACTGTTGAACAACCTGATAAGCGAGATTCGCACAGCAATCGTCAATCTGCCATTAGAGAGATATCCAGATGCTACCAAGCAGGCAGCTCGGTTGTTGAACGAAGGCAAAATTGATGAAGCCAAAGGCGTGCTGCAACTTGCGCTCTCAACTTTAGTGGTGACAGAACAAGCTCGACCCCTGCCGCTAGTCAAAGCCCATACCGATCTAGTGACTGCGGTTACTTTAGCAGAGAAGGATCGCGACGCAGCACAGAGGTTGCTAGAAGATGCTCGTGCCCAACTCAAGTTAGCTCAAGAACTAGGATATGCCAGAGGCGATCGCGAGTATGCAGCATTTGACAAAGCAATTAAAAATCTAGAGCGGCAAGTTAAGGCACGTGAGAACACAGCAGGCGCATTTGCCAAGCTTCAAGAACAATTTTCTAGTTTCTTCAACCGAGTATCCGAAGTCGTCAAACCAGGTGATTCCTCAAATAGGGCAGAAGCCAGGAG
The Nostoc punctiforme PCC 73102 genome window above contains:
- a CDS encoding Hsp20/alpha crystallin family protein, which encodes MALVRWEPFREVESLQRQLNRLFDEIAPTGRREEEGIAFIPSAEIQETPDAVHLKVEIPGVDPKDLDVQVSPEAVSISGERKSEIKTEERGITRTEFRYGRFQRVIPLPSRVQHDKVEAEYKDGILKLRLPKAEEDRNKVVKVNLGDGHRGNGQGQ
- a CDS encoding DsbA family protein is translated as MITTATGELSLPVSDRDHIRGPKNAPVTLVEYSDYECPYCGRAHFIVKELQQLTGDLMRFVYRHFPLTSVHPHAEQAAEAAEAAGAQGKFWEMHNHLLEHQQALDRKHLIEYAANLGLDVPRFSHELAEHAHVARIREDLLSGIQSGVNGTPTFFINGVRHDGSYDLRSLLAAIQNAAES
- the dnaK gene encoding molecular chaperone DnaK, translating into MAKIVGIDLGTTNSCIAVMEGGQPVVIPNTEGGRTTPSVVAYTKKGEKLVGQIAKRQGVMNPENTFYSVKRFIGRRYDEVTQEAKQVTYKVVRDSNGNVKLHCPALNKEFSPEEISAEVVRKLIDDASTYLGEPVRQAVITTPAYFNDSQRQATKDAGRIAGIEVLRIINEPTAAALAYGLDKKTNETILVFDLGGGTFDVSILEVGDGVFEVKATSGDTHLGGDDFDKRIVDWLATEFQRNEGIDLRKDKQALQRLTEAAEKAKIELSSATQTNINLPFITATPEGPKHLDMTLTRVQFEQMCADLFDRSRIPVEQALRDAKLSPADIDEVILVGGATRMPAVQQLVRQIIGKDPHQGVNPDEVVAVGAAIQAGVLGGEVKDVLLLDVTPLSLGVETLGGVTTKIIPRNTTVPVKKSEVFSTAADAQTNVEIHVLQGEREMASDNKSLGTFRLDGIPPAPRGMPQIEVTFDIDANGILSATAREKATGKEQSISITGASTLDKSEVERMVKEAERNAEEDRRRREQIDTKNMADSVAYQAEKQLQDLGDKVPPADKSRVESLIRDLRQAIEQNNIDRMKSLTNEIQQGLMQIGTAVYSQAGASPNGGTSTDRQGGGEDVIDADFVEQK
- a CDS encoding ChaB family protein; its protein translation is MTSTSEKTALKSVSAIIKDEKKMQEVVERLIDRGIPKDHISIIGRNFHAETRISGFVTKEDVILDGLATGAIFGSLFGSLLALLTGVGVLFIPFLGTVVAAGPLGAALLGAAGGALYGSLGAGIGSALIAMGMPEDKAAIYETRLKAGEFLLVAEVPQEQADEVVSLLESAGAEEVAITDMKIPRQPKGELADNEQISPEIRANLSDDAQKTFVDTYNRSFREANGKDNALTKAWDRVKQVFDRDEKGTYSRSKVRS
- a CDS encoding YfdX family protein yields the protein MNAQTSNPQDNRDQQEDARNQQEIDNERQKATDEAQRCVDQEAVSALKETRNAINAIDQGNTQEALQALERATGKLEILVARYPELGFVPVSAQVNIIDLAPDDSNEIEQIRNQIKSTVNEDDFRTARQLLNSLVSEIRTTIFNLPLATYPDAMKEAARLLNEGKTDEAKTVLQLALSTLVVTEVARPLPLLRADIDIMSAVAIADSDREGTLRLLEDARNHLRLTQQLGYAKGDPEYAELEQAIQDIERQVRANERTADPLSRLLEKFSSFFKRISGTAPAQPA
- a CDS encoding YfdX family protein, encoding MNQYHRFFRRLQVLFVGILFSSLLFIAPVHAVGSAAVSPERLNQLDTSLQQEIEKERQQATAEAESKLDREAIAAIEETKKAIAAIERGKTQEAIAALERATGKIDILVAQYPKLALIPVAAQVAIIDFAPQDFNLVERIRNQVKGVAIAEDFPAARELLNNLISEIRTAIVNLPLERYPDATKQAARLLNEGKIDEAKGVLQLALSTLVVTEQARPLPLVKAHTDLVTAVTLAEKDRDAAQRLLEDARAQLKLAQELGYARGDREYAAFDKAIKNLERQVKARENTAGAFAKLQEQFSSFFNRVSEVVKPGDSSNRAEARRRD